The Acanthopagrus latus isolate v.2019 chromosome 6, fAcaLat1.1, whole genome shotgun sequence genome includes a region encoding these proteins:
- the ddit3 gene encoding DNA damage-inducible transcript 3 protein, which produces MTAEWLHLPPPYPPGVGPLCGAELEAWYEDLQDILGSDAGGAKLARAPTCTEKEPEFLDVLESCSLTWLTDGSQTWGEGVQRATEESHNTQPLHHTSSSSSSSSSCMSPAVAEERRAEAESGRSGDNSAGGGSDLLPPEFFELLSEGGVGMVDPSGAVISSSYYYHHHHQHHQANNVHPASPSASEEELPCVPDSPSCSSSASQSPSQNCSSPSSPVSSPSVYPSSRLGKRKRTTSERSNSALSSFASSTQRTSSSYSSAKKSRKEREQENERKVQELTEQNERLKAEIERLGEEVQRTRRALIERLVNTRK; this is translated from the exons ATGACTGCCGAGTGGCTACACCTGCCCCCGCCGTACCCCCCTGGCGTGGGGCCGTTGTGTGGTGCAGAGTTGGAGGCGTGGTATGAGGACCTGCAGGATATTCTGGGCTCCGACGCGGGAGGGGCAAAACTGGCACGTGCCCCCACATGTACCGAG AAAGAGCCGGAGTTTCTGGATGTTCTTGAGAGTTGTTCTCTGACGTGGCTGACAGATGGAAGCCAGACATGGGGTGAAGGTGTTCAGAGGGCAACAGAGGAGAGCCACAACACCCAGCCTCTGCATCacacctcatcatcatcctcctcttcctcctcctgcatgaGTCCAGCGGTTGCAGAAGAGCGGCGGGCCGAGGCTGAGAGTGGCAGAAGTGGAGATAACTCGGCCGGAGGCGGCAGTGATCTGCTACCTCCAGAGTTCTTCGAGTTGCTGAGTGAAGGAGGAGTGGGAATGGTGGATCCGAGCGGAGCGGTGATCAGCAGCAGCTATTAttaccatcaccaccatcaacaCCACCAGGCTAATAACGTCCATCCCGCGTCTCCCTCAGCCAGCGAGGAGGAACTGCCCTGTGTTCCCGATTCTccatcctgctcctcctcagcctcccagTCCCCATCTCAAAATtgttcctctccctcctcacccgtctcttctccctctgtctacCCATCCTCCCGCCTGGGGAAACGGAAGAGGACCACCAGCGAGAGGTCCAACAGTGCCTTGTCCTCTTTCGCCTCCTCCACGCAACGAACATCCTCATCCTATTCGTCTGCCAAAAAGAGTcgcaaagagagagagcaggagaacgAGAGGAAGGTACAGGAGCTGACGGAGCAGAACGAGCGTTTGAAAGCAGAGATTGAAAGGCTGGGAGAGGAGGTACAGAGGACACGTAGAGCCCTGATAGAGAGACTAGTCAACACCAGGaaataa
- the dctn2 gene encoding dynactin subunit 2 isoform X2 yields MADPKYANLPGIAFNEPDVYETGDLPEDDQAQFESFVQEELCSDSVERIVVNPNAAYDKFKDKHVTTKGLDFSDRISKSRRVGYESGEFEILGEGCGVKETPQQKYQRLVNEIQELTQEVDAIQTATKESNAEERLTPVVLAQQAAQLKQQLVSAHLDSLLGPQAHINLADPDGALARRLLTQLEAAKGSRGSSAGDGKPTASAKGPDGVVLYELHSRPEQEKFNESAKMAELEKRLAELEIAVGSGSDNQGPLSAGVQGVSLMDTIELLQARVSALDSATLDQVEARLQSVLGKMNEIAKHKAAIEDADTQNKVSQLYDVVQKWDAMSTSIPQVVQRLVAVKELHEQAMQFGQLLTHLDTTQQMINNSLKDNNTLLTQVQQTMKENLVAVEENFAALDQRIKKLSN; encoded by the exons ATGGCTGATCCTAAATACGCAAACTTGCCAGGAATT GCCTTTAACGAGCCGGACGTGTACGAGACCGGCGACCTTCCAGAAGATGACCAGGCTCAGTTTGAGTCG TTTGTACAA GAGGAGCTCTGCAGTGACAGTGTGGAGAGGATTGTGGTCAACCCTAACGCAGCCTATGACAAGTTCAAAGACAAGCATGTCACCACTAAAGGACTTG acttCTCAGACAGAATCAGTAAAAGCAGAAGAGTGGGCTATGAGTCAGGAGAATTTGAAATC CTCGGAGAGGGCTGCGGAGTGAAGGAGACGCCCCAGCAGAAGTACCAGCGCCTTGTGAACGAGATCCAGGAACTCACTCAGGAGGTGGATGCCATCCAG ACTGCCACAAAGGAGAGCAATGCAGAGGAGCGCCTGACCCCGGTGGTTCTTGCCCAGCAGGCAGCCCAgctcaaacagcagctggttTCTGCTCATCTCGACTCACTGCTGGGACCACAGGCACACATCAACCTGGCTGATCCAGATGGAGCGCTGGCCAG GCGTCTGCTCACCCAGCTGGAAGCGGCCAAGGGCAGCCGTGGCAGCTCTGCAGGAGACGGCAAGCCGACGGCTTCAGCTAAGGGCCCAGATGGAGTCGTACTCTACGAGCTGCACAGCAGACCAGAGCAGGAAAAATTCAATGAGTCTGCCAAG ATGGCGGAATTGGAGAAGCGTCTTGCTGAGCTGGAGATCGCTGTTGGCTCAGGATCAGACaatcag GGACCTCTTAGTGCTGGCGTACAAGGAGTCAGTTTGATG gACACCATAGAGCTCCTGCAGGCGAGGGTCAGCGCACTGGACTCTGCTACTCTGGACCAAGTGGAGGCCAGACTGCAG AGTGTCCTTGGGAAGATGAATGAGATTGCTAAACACAAGGCGGCAATTGAAGACGCTGATACACAAAACAAG GTGTCGCAGCTCTATGACGTGGTGCAGAAGTGGGATGCCATGTCCACTTCTATACCTCAGGTGGTGCAGAGGCTTGTCGCTGTCAAGGAGTTGCACGAGCAAG CCATGCAGTTTGGCCAGCTGCTGACCCACCTGGACACTACTCAGCAGATGATTAACAACTCTCTGAAGGACAATAACACCCTGCTAACACAG GTCCAACAGACAATGAAAGAAAACCTGGTGGCTGTAGAAGAGAACTTTGCAGCGCTAGATCAGAGGATTAAGAAGCTCTCCAACTAA
- the dctn2 gene encoding dynactin subunit 2 isoform X4 encodes MADPKYANLPGIAFNEPDVYETGDLPEDDQAQFESEELCSDSVERIVVNPNAAYDKFKDKHVTTKGLDFSDRISKSRRVGYESGEFEILGEGCGVKETPQQKYQRLVNEIQELTQEVDAIQTATKESNAEERLTPVVLAQQAAQLKQQLVSAHLDSLLGPQAHINLADPDGALARRLLTQLEAAKGSRGSSAGDGKPTASAKGPDGVVLYELHSRPEQEKFNESAKMAELEKRLAELEIAVGSGSDNQGPLSAGVQGVSLMDTIELLQARVSALDSATLDQVEARLQSVLGKMNEIAKHKAAIEDADTQNKVSQLYDVVQKWDAMSTSIPQVVQRLVAVKELHEQAMQFGQLLTHLDTTQQMINNSLKDNNTLLTQVQQTMKENLVAVEENFAALDQRIKKLSN; translated from the exons ATGGCTGATCCTAAATACGCAAACTTGCCAGGAATT GCCTTTAACGAGCCGGACGTGTACGAGACCGGCGACCTTCCAGAAGATGACCAGGCTCAGTTTGAGTCG GAGGAGCTCTGCAGTGACAGTGTGGAGAGGATTGTGGTCAACCCTAACGCAGCCTATGACAAGTTCAAAGACAAGCATGTCACCACTAAAGGACTTG acttCTCAGACAGAATCAGTAAAAGCAGAAGAGTGGGCTATGAGTCAGGAGAATTTGAAATC CTCGGAGAGGGCTGCGGAGTGAAGGAGACGCCCCAGCAGAAGTACCAGCGCCTTGTGAACGAGATCCAGGAACTCACTCAGGAGGTGGATGCCATCCAG ACTGCCACAAAGGAGAGCAATGCAGAGGAGCGCCTGACCCCGGTGGTTCTTGCCCAGCAGGCAGCCCAgctcaaacagcagctggttTCTGCTCATCTCGACTCACTGCTGGGACCACAGGCACACATCAACCTGGCTGATCCAGATGGAGCGCTGGCCAG GCGTCTGCTCACCCAGCTGGAAGCGGCCAAGGGCAGCCGTGGCAGCTCTGCAGGAGACGGCAAGCCGACGGCTTCAGCTAAGGGCCCAGATGGAGTCGTACTCTACGAGCTGCACAGCAGACCAGAGCAGGAAAAATTCAATGAGTCTGCCAAG ATGGCGGAATTGGAGAAGCGTCTTGCTGAGCTGGAGATCGCTGTTGGCTCAGGATCAGACaatcag GGACCTCTTAGTGCTGGCGTACAAGGAGTCAGTTTGATG gACACCATAGAGCTCCTGCAGGCGAGGGTCAGCGCACTGGACTCTGCTACTCTGGACCAAGTGGAGGCCAGACTGCAG AGTGTCCTTGGGAAGATGAATGAGATTGCTAAACACAAGGCGGCAATTGAAGACGCTGATACACAAAACAAG GTGTCGCAGCTCTATGACGTGGTGCAGAAGTGGGATGCCATGTCCACTTCTATACCTCAGGTGGTGCAGAGGCTTGTCGCTGTCAAGGAGTTGCACGAGCAAG CCATGCAGTTTGGCCAGCTGCTGACCCACCTGGACACTACTCAGCAGATGATTAACAACTCTCTGAAGGACAATAACACCCTGCTAACACAG GTCCAACAGACAATGAAAGAAAACCTGGTGGCTGTAGAAGAGAACTTTGCAGCGCTAGATCAGAGGATTAAGAAGCTCTCCAACTAA
- the dctn2 gene encoding dynactin subunit 2 isoform X1, with product MADPKYANLPGIAFNEPDVYETGDLPEDDQAQFESFVQELEELCSDSVERIVVNPNAAYDKFKDKHVTTKGLDFSDRISKSRRVGYESGEFEILGEGCGVKETPQQKYQRLVNEIQELTQEVDAIQTATKESNAEERLTPVVLAQQAAQLKQQLVSAHLDSLLGPQAHINLADPDGALARRLLTQLEAAKGSRGSSAGDGKPTASAKGPDGVVLYELHSRPEQEKFNESAKMAELEKRLAELEIAVGSGSDNQGPLSAGVQGVSLMDTIELLQARVSALDSATLDQVEARLQSVLGKMNEIAKHKAAIEDADTQNKVSQLYDVVQKWDAMSTSIPQVVQRLVAVKELHEQAMQFGQLLTHLDTTQQMINNSLKDNNTLLTQVQQTMKENLVAVEENFAALDQRIKKLSN from the exons ATGGCTGATCCTAAATACGCAAACTTGCCAGGAATT GCCTTTAACGAGCCGGACGTGTACGAGACCGGCGACCTTCCAGAAGATGACCAGGCTCAGTTTGAGTCG TTTGTACAA GAGCTG GAGGAGCTCTGCAGTGACAGTGTGGAGAGGATTGTGGTCAACCCTAACGCAGCCTATGACAAGTTCAAAGACAAGCATGTCACCACTAAAGGACTTG acttCTCAGACAGAATCAGTAAAAGCAGAAGAGTGGGCTATGAGTCAGGAGAATTTGAAATC CTCGGAGAGGGCTGCGGAGTGAAGGAGACGCCCCAGCAGAAGTACCAGCGCCTTGTGAACGAGATCCAGGAACTCACTCAGGAGGTGGATGCCATCCAG ACTGCCACAAAGGAGAGCAATGCAGAGGAGCGCCTGACCCCGGTGGTTCTTGCCCAGCAGGCAGCCCAgctcaaacagcagctggttTCTGCTCATCTCGACTCACTGCTGGGACCACAGGCACACATCAACCTGGCTGATCCAGATGGAGCGCTGGCCAG GCGTCTGCTCACCCAGCTGGAAGCGGCCAAGGGCAGCCGTGGCAGCTCTGCAGGAGACGGCAAGCCGACGGCTTCAGCTAAGGGCCCAGATGGAGTCGTACTCTACGAGCTGCACAGCAGACCAGAGCAGGAAAAATTCAATGAGTCTGCCAAG ATGGCGGAATTGGAGAAGCGTCTTGCTGAGCTGGAGATCGCTGTTGGCTCAGGATCAGACaatcag GGACCTCTTAGTGCTGGCGTACAAGGAGTCAGTTTGATG gACACCATAGAGCTCCTGCAGGCGAGGGTCAGCGCACTGGACTCTGCTACTCTGGACCAAGTGGAGGCCAGACTGCAG AGTGTCCTTGGGAAGATGAATGAGATTGCTAAACACAAGGCGGCAATTGAAGACGCTGATACACAAAACAAG GTGTCGCAGCTCTATGACGTGGTGCAGAAGTGGGATGCCATGTCCACTTCTATACCTCAGGTGGTGCAGAGGCTTGTCGCTGTCAAGGAGTTGCACGAGCAAG CCATGCAGTTTGGCCAGCTGCTGACCCACCTGGACACTACTCAGCAGATGATTAACAACTCTCTGAAGGACAATAACACCCTGCTAACACAG GTCCAACAGACAATGAAAGAAAACCTGGTGGCTGTAGAAGAGAACTTTGCAGCGCTAGATCAGAGGATTAAGAAGCTCTCCAACTAA
- the dctn2 gene encoding dynactin subunit 2 isoform X3: protein MADPKYANLPGIAFNEPDVYETGDLPEDDQAQFESELEELCSDSVERIVVNPNAAYDKFKDKHVTTKGLDFSDRISKSRRVGYESGEFEILGEGCGVKETPQQKYQRLVNEIQELTQEVDAIQTATKESNAEERLTPVVLAQQAAQLKQQLVSAHLDSLLGPQAHINLADPDGALARRLLTQLEAAKGSRGSSAGDGKPTASAKGPDGVVLYELHSRPEQEKFNESAKMAELEKRLAELEIAVGSGSDNQGPLSAGVQGVSLMDTIELLQARVSALDSATLDQVEARLQSVLGKMNEIAKHKAAIEDADTQNKVSQLYDVVQKWDAMSTSIPQVVQRLVAVKELHEQAMQFGQLLTHLDTTQQMINNSLKDNNTLLTQVQQTMKENLVAVEENFAALDQRIKKLSN from the exons ATGGCTGATCCTAAATACGCAAACTTGCCAGGAATT GCCTTTAACGAGCCGGACGTGTACGAGACCGGCGACCTTCCAGAAGATGACCAGGCTCAGTTTGAGTCG GAGCTG GAGGAGCTCTGCAGTGACAGTGTGGAGAGGATTGTGGTCAACCCTAACGCAGCCTATGACAAGTTCAAAGACAAGCATGTCACCACTAAAGGACTTG acttCTCAGACAGAATCAGTAAAAGCAGAAGAGTGGGCTATGAGTCAGGAGAATTTGAAATC CTCGGAGAGGGCTGCGGAGTGAAGGAGACGCCCCAGCAGAAGTACCAGCGCCTTGTGAACGAGATCCAGGAACTCACTCAGGAGGTGGATGCCATCCAG ACTGCCACAAAGGAGAGCAATGCAGAGGAGCGCCTGACCCCGGTGGTTCTTGCCCAGCAGGCAGCCCAgctcaaacagcagctggttTCTGCTCATCTCGACTCACTGCTGGGACCACAGGCACACATCAACCTGGCTGATCCAGATGGAGCGCTGGCCAG GCGTCTGCTCACCCAGCTGGAAGCGGCCAAGGGCAGCCGTGGCAGCTCTGCAGGAGACGGCAAGCCGACGGCTTCAGCTAAGGGCCCAGATGGAGTCGTACTCTACGAGCTGCACAGCAGACCAGAGCAGGAAAAATTCAATGAGTCTGCCAAG ATGGCGGAATTGGAGAAGCGTCTTGCTGAGCTGGAGATCGCTGTTGGCTCAGGATCAGACaatcag GGACCTCTTAGTGCTGGCGTACAAGGAGTCAGTTTGATG gACACCATAGAGCTCCTGCAGGCGAGGGTCAGCGCACTGGACTCTGCTACTCTGGACCAAGTGGAGGCCAGACTGCAG AGTGTCCTTGGGAAGATGAATGAGATTGCTAAACACAAGGCGGCAATTGAAGACGCTGATACACAAAACAAG GTGTCGCAGCTCTATGACGTGGTGCAGAAGTGGGATGCCATGTCCACTTCTATACCTCAGGTGGTGCAGAGGCTTGTCGCTGTCAAGGAGTTGCACGAGCAAG CCATGCAGTTTGGCCAGCTGCTGACCCACCTGGACACTACTCAGCAGATGATTAACAACTCTCTGAAGGACAATAACACCCTGCTAACACAG GTCCAACAGACAATGAAAGAAAACCTGGTGGCTGTAGAAGAGAACTTTGCAGCGCTAGATCAGAGGATTAAGAAGCTCTCCAACTAA